A part of Nocardioides sp. WS12 genomic DNA contains:
- a CDS encoding DsrE family protein — protein MARELVVKVTCGVDEPERCNQGFTVAATAAASGIPVSLWLTGEAAWLAVPGRAAELELPLATPIADLLDAVVTAGSVTVCAQCAARRSLTVEDLIDGVRIAGAPVFVEEVTRDGVQALVY, from the coding sequence ATGGCACGCGAGTTGGTTGTGAAGGTCACCTGTGGCGTCGACGAGCCCGAGCGGTGCAACCAGGGCTTCACGGTCGCGGCCACCGCCGCAGCTTCCGGCATCCCCGTGTCGCTGTGGTTGACGGGCGAGGCTGCGTGGCTCGCGGTGCCCGGTCGCGCCGCGGAACTCGAGCTGCCGCTCGCCACTCCGATCGCTGACCTGCTCGACGCCGTGGTGACGGCCGGCTCCGTCACGGTGTGCGCCCAGTGCGCCGCGCGACGTTCCCTCACGGTCGAGGACCTGATCGACGGCGTCCGGATCGCCGGCGCTCCCGTGTTCGTCGAAGAAGTGACCCGGGACGGCGTACAGGCGCTGGTCTACTGA